The following DNA comes from Marinilactibacillus sp. Marseille-P9653.
GAGTGAATGATAGTCCTTCACTAGCCTTAGCAGATATCGGAATTGCCATGGGAAGTGGAACAGATGTTGCAATTGAAACATCAGATGTTGTTTTAATGAATTCTGACTTTAGTCGTTTACCACACGCATTAGGCTTAACAAAATCAACTTCAAGAAACATGAAACAGAACATTACCATAGCAGTTGGTGTGGTATTAGTCTTACTTGCCAGCCTACTATTTAGTGAATGGATGAATATGTCAATCGGGATGTTGGTTCACGAAGCAAGTATCTTAGTAGTCATCTTGAATGGTATGAGATTGCTTCGATACCGTTTGAGAGAATAATTTTAATAGAAAGCAGTCTTGATGAATGATAAAGGGGAAGTATTCAGGTAGGAAGAACAAAATACTCCCCTACTTTTTCTTAAAACTTGATTTGCATCAAATTCATTTCGTTGAACCTGAACTATACTTAAATTGTAAAGAAGAAGAGGGAAAACAAAAAAATCAAAGATAAGATGAAAGGAGAAATAATTCATGCAAAAAGCAGTTATTCAATTAGAAACATTATCTTGTCCATCTTGTATGCAAAAGATTGAAAATGCGGTGAAAGGATTAAACGGGGTTAATCATGATAGCTTAAAAGTATTATTTAATGCCAGTAAAGTAAAAGTAGATTTTGATTCAGAAACGATCACCATTAACGATATCGAAAAAGCCATTGAAGACTTAGGATATCCAGTCGTCAAATCAAAAGTAAAATCGGCCTAAGACCAAAAAACCACAAGAAAGAGGGAACGAATAATGTCTGAACAAACATTTAACGAAGTAATAACAAACCATTTTGAAAAGCTGGATTTATACACCACTGCAATTACACGTGCCCATGGTAAGAATCACCCAGAAGCCTTTGAAGTACGTGAATTGTTTGAAACAATTAGTGGAAAAGTAAAAGACGCAGGTACGAACAAACCTGACTTAGATGCTGAATTTGCTCAATTACGAAAAATCACAGACAACTACACCATTCCTGGAGATGTATGTGAAACGTATGCAGGCACATTCGAGATGTTATCAGAAGTAGATAAAGCATATCAGGCTTAAAGTAACTCAAAAACAAAAGAATAGATTGGTTTACGGTCGTTAAAAAATGAAGGGGGAAATGATTT
Coding sequences within:
- a CDS encoding heavy-metal-associated domain-containing protein; protein product: MQKAVIQLETLSCPSCMQKIENAVKGLNGVNHDSLKVLFNASKVKVDFDSETITINDIEKAIEDLGYPVVKSKVKSA